The Lycium barbarum isolate Lr01 chromosome 11, ASM1917538v2, whole genome shotgun sequence genome contains the following window.
GAGTTAATCGTGACGGTTGCCAAAGGGTGTGAGCGGCCGTGGAGGGTTTGGCGGAAGGGATGTTTTGGTATGTCACGACGATACCAGGATTATTGTTATACAATAGTAACATATACACTATTTTCATATTAGTTCGTAAATCTTATCACATGAAGGAGATTATGGAGCGCATCTGTATtggaaaataatttaacttaaatttttcatTTTGTCCTCATGAATGACAAGCTTTTATAGAACatattttatggcttgtttaagATAATAAGTTTCAGAAGTCTTATAGTCAATAAAAATGTTATAAGTAATATGTTTAAGAGCACCAATtttaaacatttctttttcatatttccTTCTAACTGTGATTGGAGGGAATATATTAACAAGAAAAACTTCATACCTTTTAACTAGACAATATACAGAGGTGCTACACTTagtttgctttaaaaatcaaatataTAATCCAATTTTGAATAATTGACATTGAAAATGTTGAATATTGTACCATTCAATTATTTCTTGGTTGTGTAAGATGATTTCCCTTGAACATATTCCTCACGAAGAGTCATTAATTGCTCCGCAAcctgattgtattttaaaaattaGTTTAACTTATATATACGAATTATATGTAAAAACATATTTTACACTATCAAGTCACTTAAAATATATTTACTTGTAacattataaaaaaatattaattaccTCCTCAATGCTTCCATCATCAATGTCAGTGTTGAAAGACAGTAGCAACCTTTCGTAAAGCATATTCTCTACGTCCTCTACACCAACAGCTGCTGCTGCGTACATCATTTAACATTATCATTTATACAAgattttaagttatatacattagCATTAGcagaatattttaaaaaaaatcttcatCAGTTCAATAATCGATTATAATAGGTGGTTACTTTATTTCCCATATTACCATATTAAGTATGTTATGATTAGTTATTTATCGTTGTAAGTCAACTTAAATAATTGTTAGTGTAAcatataattaaaaaaacaatTATGTAACAACGTTTTTTGTAAAACTAAAAAGAATCAACAAAGAGACCTACATCTTGAATGAATAAATATTGAAAATGCTAAATTTTCAACTATTTTCTTAATAAGTAAACATATATGAAAATCAAGAATAACACATTTAATGTGATATGGATGAATTAAATTTTGTTTTCATAGTACATTGGATAAACTAATTTTATCTTCAGTTTAATGCAGGCAAGGACAaattaaaacttttaaaaattcCTCGTTATCTTTCATGATCAAACTCGTAAGGAAAAAATGTGTcttatgggattaattattgTAATATCatattattatattatcaaaCACATGCTTTGTTGATAGAAAGAGCAAGAATCAAGAAACGAAAGGAGGCATGTTCGAGCTTAGGGAATGGAGAAACGTTTGGCAGACAACGCTTCTCCCTTAAAAAAACTTTATGTGATGCGAATTTAAATTAAACGGGCCAGTTAATTTCAAAGATCAGatggttaaaaaaaataatgaaggAAAGGGTGAAGGGAGAAGGAACGTACCATTTGATTGAGAAAGGCAAGAAAAAATATCAGAGGAAAGTTGTTTCGATTTTTTAGGAGAATCTTGGCCACCCCATTCATTTTCAATAGCCATTTGCAATCCTGGCCATTGAGATAATAGCTTCGATATTCCTTCGTGAAGAGGAGACAAAGTTATTGACTCGGCTTTCATATTTCTATCATTTGTAGCAACACATGCTTCATCTTTAGCATAAAAAATTTCCATCGACGAGATCCCTCAACCCTTAATTAGAGATATCTCGGGCTCCAGCCCTTAAAATGGAGAAATTCTTGGTAGGGTAGGCTTTTCCTTTTAACGGGCCCTAGAAACAAGAATTCAAATTAGTTGATTCAATGGGTACCGGATACTGAATGGTTATACCAAAACAAGTTGTTGTTCTCTCTCTTCCCAAAGAGGAAAGAGGAAGACAAAACAGAACTAAATAGAAACAAAGAGATGAAAGAAACAaatgtatgtatacatacatacactaTATAATAAAGGGAATGAATTAGATATATAGCTCGAGAAGTGGAGGTATGGAGAGAGCTTCGGAGGATTGAATGGTGTGCACGCAGTTGCTATAGTTTTAAAACAACTGTTAAGAGCTGCAACTTCAAAATATTACAACAACATTATTGGGAGCACAAATATTTCATTCCAAAAACCTAAAACAACTTCATCTTAGGCACTAGGAATCAGGGGTGGATCATTTTGGAACAACTATTTAGTAAATGATCTTTTATTTATTTCTCTTGCAATTTTTGGACCTATCAGGCTACGGTCTAAAGATCTATTTTTAGCAAACTAAAAATCTTATGAAAAAAACGTTAAATCATGGCGTAAAATTTGTAAGTTATTGCAAACATTAGACAACAAGGTTGAACAATATATGAGCACACATTTAACCCGAGTCTAACATCGTTCGGAATGGTAATTTTTCAGGGGTTATATTTGCACAATTTTAAAAATAGAGACAATCTAAATAGGGAAACTTACTCAAATGACTACactttgtgtgtgtgtgggtgtgtgtgtgtttaaggcATATATAGCTACACTTTTGCTAATTACATTTTGTAACTACGGTAACGTGTATTCAAATTCGGTTGTATTCCAATTAggctgtatttcactgtattcaaTTCAGATGTATTCGATTCGGCTGTATTCATTTATAactacttttacattgtattcaacttattgtatttaaattcggttgtattcaaacaacataaatgcaaAAAAATACAGGGATATTCAGCTGTATTCAAAATTCAcagtattcatttgtatacaaaaaaatcTCCTTCGAAATACAGGTGAAAAATGCATAAAGAAACATTGCATTTTACACTAGAAAAAACGAATATACTCAAAATACACTCAAATCTgagatacaagaaaaaaaaatacactcGGATTTGAGatataagaaataaaatacacttcAAAACTTCAAATTCACTGTATTTATTTGTATACAAAAAGATCTCCTCCTTCAAAATACAGGCGAATAAAGTGTATTTTTCGGCCAGATCTGGACAATAAAATGTATTTTCCGATCAGATCTGGATAATAAACTGTATTTCCGGTCAGATCTGGATGATAAAGTGTATCATAAAAACCAACTGCTTTAGTTGTTGAAGACCGAAAGGATGGTGATCTCCCATTGGACAGATTCCTTAATTGCCCTTCAACTTTGGAAGTTGATCGTAGGACTTCAAGCAGATTTAGCTGTAATGAAAATCTCGATGAGGAAGAAATTGATAGGACTATTAGAGCTATTATTATTGGAAGAAAGGTGGTTCGTTAGACTTGCCGGAGATTAGAGAGAGGGACCGGACGTTAGAGAGAGAGGAGGAGAGAGTTTCAGACGTTAGAGAGAAAGGAGGAGAGAATTATGTATTAGTTATCTTGTGTAATTGAAATACAACATTTAGCTATCAAatgtaattaaaataaaatataattactaaataaaaatatcACTTATATGTTCTCTAGTCTCTATCCCAAGTAAAATTCTCATCTAAATAATGGCCTAAAAAGGGACATTTGCGTAAATCAAACAAAATCCCAAAGCTTTAGACTGAACAATGTAGACCAACATTAGATCCCAATTTGGAAAAGGCCAGGAAAACACAGCCCAATTTTCACAACTCATACTTAACAAGACAAACATGGGTAGTAGCCCATAGGCAGATTGTAGACCAAAATCTCACCAATTATTTCCAAAAGAACCTTATCTTCTCATCAACACATCTTATCCACACCAACAAAACCTTCGCTCCACATTTTCCTCACTGACAATGGCAATAATTCATTTTACAACCTCTAATGTTGCGTAAGTTATTGCAAACATCATACAAGCGATACAAAAATCTAGGTTTTGTCCGTAAGATTGAAAAATATATTGGCATACATTTGAACGAGTCTAACAGTGTCTGGAAGGATAATTTCCCAAGGGCTATATTTGCACAATTTTCAAAATTAGGGACAAAATCTAAATGATGGCCTAAAAGAGGACATTTACGTAAATCACACAAAATCCAAACTACAATGTAGATCAACACTAGAGCCCAAATTGGTAAAGGCCAGCAAATGCGGCTCAATTTTCAAAGGGCAGCAAAAAGCAGcccaaaatttccagaacttagACAAATATGGATAGCCCATAACCAAAATTCCACCAATTAACTTCCAAAAGAACCTTATCTTCTCATCAAGACATCTTATCCACACCAACAAAACCTTCACTCCACATTTTCCTCACTATGGCCACAATTCAATTTACAACCTCTAGTGTTTTGTAGGGGTGTACATGAACCGGGTTGG
Protein-coding sequences here:
- the LOC132618901 gene encoding uncharacterized protein LOC132618901 isoform X1 gives rise to the protein MEIFYAKDEACVATNDRNMKAESITLSPLHEGISKLLSQWPGLQMAIENEWGGQDSPKKSKQLSSDIFSCLSQSNAAAVGVEDVENMLYERLLLSFNTDIDDGSIEEVAEQLMTLREEYVQGKSSYTTKK
- the LOC132618901 gene encoding uncharacterized protein LOC132618901 isoform X2 — its product is MEIFYAKDEACVATNDRNMKAESITLSPLHEGISKLLSQWPGLQMAIENEWGGQDSPKKSKQLSSDIFSCLSQSNAAVGVEDVENMLYERLLLSFNTDIDDGSIEEVAEQLMTLREEYVQGKSSYTTKK